The Paracoccus sediminicola genome has a segment encoding these proteins:
- a CDS encoding DUF2840 domain-containing protein yields MTRRAHRSAHGRPLPDGPAPFTTLVELTFEKRKVEHWIRFGRKSYEQIIDRRRSVVGFAPGSVFAFVRWAKGEHGTVVSRIDIVRAIGRGEPFQTLPFVRPGGEILLRLDSWPKVQRALAAIDAVESLGLDPADASPEHWRHVHNRLTANLEAHAYTPERHAAWLHRRRIDP; encoded by the coding sequence ATGACCCGTCGCGCCCATCGCAGCGCGCACGGCCGTCCGCTGCCGGACGGACCTGCGCCCTTCACAACATTGGTCGAGCTGACCTTCGAGAAACGCAAGGTCGAGCACTGGATACGCTTCGGCCGCAAGAGCTACGAGCAGATCATCGACCGTCGCCGGAGTGTCGTCGGCTTCGCGCCGGGCAGCGTCTTTGCCTTCGTGCGATGGGCGAAGGGCGAGCACGGCACTGTCGTTTCGCGCATCGACATTGTGCGCGCCATCGGCCGGGGCGAGCCGTTCCAGACATTGCCCTTCGTGCGCCCCGGCGGCGAAATCCTGTTGCGCCTCGATAGCTGGCCCAAGGTGCAGCGCGCGCTTGCCGCCATCGACGCCGTGGAATCGCTCGGCCTCGATCCGGCCGATGCCTCGCCGGAGCATTGGCGACACGTCCACAACCGTTTGACCGCCAATCTGGAAGCGCACGCCTACACGCCCGAGCGACATGCCGCGTGGCTTCATCGCCGAAGGATCGACCCATGA
- a CDS encoding S26 family signal peptidase, translating to MTRRRTLTVTALAVIGIAAASAVETPLRLIWNATASAPIGFYTVEPADRIDVPELVAVMPPEPLAAFMVERGYSARGVPLLKRVLGLPGQQICRTNRTITVDGIEMGEALERDSLGRDLPVWQGCRVIGDGQLFLMNWEVRDSLDGRYFGPIPAASVIGRAVPLWTDEEGVGRYEWRAPTH from the coding sequence ATGACGCGCCGCCGCACCCTCACGGTGACGGCGCTCGCCGTCATCGGCATCGCCGCCGCAAGCGCGGTCGAGACGCCATTGAGGCTCATCTGGAACGCCACCGCCAGCGCGCCCATTGGCTTCTACACCGTCGAGCCGGCAGACCGGATCGACGTGCCCGAGCTAGTCGCCGTCATGCCGCCCGAACCGCTCGCCGCGTTCATGGTCGAGCGCGGCTATAGCGCGCGAGGCGTCCCGCTCTTGAAGCGCGTCTTGGGCCTGCCCGGACAGCAGATTTGCCGCACCAACCGCACGATCACGGTGGACGGGATCGAGATGGGCGAGGCGCTGGAGCGTGACAGCCTCGGCCGCGATCTGCCCGTCTGGCAGGGCTGCCGCGTCATCGGCGACGGCCAGCTTTTCCTCATGAATTGGGAAGTCCGCGACAGCCTCGACGGCCGGTATTTCGGACCTATCCCCGCAGCTTCCGTCATCGGCCGGGCGGTCCCGCTCTGGACCGATGAGGAAGGCGTCGGCCGCTACGAGTGGCGCGCGCCGACCCACTAA
- a CDS encoding DUF736 domain-containing protein, with the protein MAEIGTFTRTESGYAGELHSFGLRDELFIVPAKPSDAKNAPDYRVRLDSEGGPDAGPAWKDSSENAGDFVSMRLEGPIFPFPIRAKLFQSNDDPSVWTLRWKHARKIEDEE; encoded by the coding sequence ATGGCAGAGATAGGCACCTTCACCCGCACCGAAAGCGGCTATGCGGGGGAGCTTCATTCGTTCGGCCTCCGCGATGAGCTGTTCATCGTCCCGGCCAAGCCGAGCGACGCAAAAAACGCGCCCGATTATCGCGTGCGCCTCGATAGCGAGGGCGGCCCGGACGCCGGCCCCGCATGGAAAGACTCCAGCGAGAACGCTGGCGACTTCGTGTCGATGCGATTGGAGGGGCCAATCTTCCCGTTCCCGATCCGCGCCAAGCTGTTCCAGTCCAACGACGATCCTTCGGTCTGGACCCTGCGTTGGAAGCACGCCCGGAAGATCGAGGACGAGGAATGA